A window from Littorina saxatilis isolate snail1 linkage group LG9, US_GU_Lsax_2.0, whole genome shotgun sequence encodes these proteins:
- the LOC138975494 gene encoding general transcription factor IIH subunit 3-like, which translates to MYEMSDQTAVSSLLVLVLDTNPVWWGSRQQETQVQLPECLDAALVFANSHLMLSHNNKLAVIAAHTDRSHFLYPMRQEEQMQMDADGGDASVGGGDGKYELFAQVDSVVKKEMQQLMSQNPEGEVSPDSVVAGALAMALCYIHRLEKECTIGIKLSARILVLKGSEDNPSQYMNFMNAVFTAQKQSVVIDACIIENESGLLQQACDITGGIYLKIPQETALVQYMLWLFLPDPTVRSKLTLPPRAQVDYRAACFCHRHLIDIGYVCSVCLSIFCMFSPICSTCQTTFKILGPPKLPKKKSKKTS; encoded by the exons atgtatgagaTGTCAG ATCAGACTGCAGTGAGCAGTCTGTTGGTTCTGGTGTTGGACACCAATCCAGTGTGGTGGGGATCCCGTCAACAAGAGACACAG GTCCAGTTACCAGAATGTCTAGATGCCGCGCTAGTGTTTGCCAACTCTCACCTCATGCTGTCTCACAACAACAAGCTTGCCGTCATTGCTGCTCATACTGATAGAAG TCACTTTCTGTATCCCATGCGTCAGGAAGAACAGATGCAGATGGACGCAGATGGTGGAGATGCTTCGGTTGGTGGTGGTGACGGCAAATATGAACTGTTTGCTCAAGTAGACAGTGTCGTCAAAAAAGAAATGCAGCAACTGATGTCACAGA atCCAGAGGGTGAGGTGTCCCCAGACTCAGTGGTGGCTGGAGCTTTAGCCATGGCCTTGTGTT ATATACACAGATTGGAGAAAGAGTGCACCATCGGTATCAAGCTGTCTGCCCGCATTCTG GTTTTGAAAGGATCAGAGGACAACCCATCTCAGTACATGAACTTCATGAATGCTGTCTTTACTGCACAGAAACAG AGTGTTGTGATTGATGCCTGTATCATCGAAAATGAGTCTGGTCTGCTGCAGCAA GCCTGTGACATAACAGGAGGCATATACCTCAAAATACCTCAGGAGACAGCTCTTGTGCAGTATATGCTG TGGTTGTTTTTACCGGATCCCACCGTACGCAGCAAGCTGACTTTGCCTCCACGCGCTCAAGTGGATTATCGTGCAGCGTGTTTCTGTCATCGCCATCTCATTGACATTGGCTATGtgtgctctgtctgtctctcaa ttttcTGCATGTTCAGTCCTATCTGCTCAACTTGCCA AACCACTTTCAAGATTCTGGGCCCTCCAAAACTTCCTAAGAAAAAGTCCAAAAAGACCAGCTGA
- the LOC138975468 gene encoding vitamin K epoxide reductase complex subunit 1-like protein 1, whose translation MASPEKTVRSGKGRRSESWIRTTTLILCALGMMLSVYSVYVEVLVERLPGYQALCDISPTMSCTRVFSSRWGKGFGLVELVFSKDSVFNQPNGVFGMAIYTFLVFIAFQPEFPASMIQTFVSLLTNFGSVYLGYILVFILKDTCVICISIYIVNFFILLVSLVKLRRSYKTEMKKLS comes from the exons ATGGCTTCTCCAGAAAAAACTGTGCGGTCTGGCAAAGGCCGACGCAGCGAATCATGGATACGCACGACCACTTTGATCTTATGTGCCTTGGGGATGATGCTGAGTGTCTACTCCGTCTACGTGGAGGTTCTCGTGGAGCGGCTTCCCGGGTATCAGGCGCTGTGTGACATCAGTCCAACAATGAGCTGCACTCGAGTGTTTTCTTCCAG ATGGGGAAAAGGTTTTGGCCTAGTGGAACTGGTTTTCTCAAAAGACAGCGTTTTCAATCAACCCAACGGTGTCTTTGGAATGGCTATCTACACCTTTCTTGTCTTTATTG CTTTTCAACCAGAATTTCCAGCATCTATGATCCAGACTTTTGTATCATTGCTTACAAACTTTGGATCAGTTTACCTGGGATACATTCTTGTCTTTATATTAAAAGACACCTGTGTCATCTGCATTTCCATCTACATCGTCAATTTTTTCATCTTGCTGGTCTCATTGGTGAAGCTTCGGCGCTCATACAAAACCGAAATGAAGAAACTCAGTTAG